A region from the Helicoverpa armigera isolate CAAS_96S chromosome 6, ASM3070526v1, whole genome shotgun sequence genome encodes:
- the LOC110373988 gene encoding zinc finger protein ush isoform X1: MLLWLRYLKQLEVAAGDPPPGGAVDFKTMCEDEEWGNESEAMPGEPRTPSSEGERAASSGGASPASGGSPAASPPRLRLNTSLATDPALAPQATTLKREPPSPSPPPPPAPQARDYLALSAAAFPGLFPASGPPSYVCKPCGIRYSSLSTLQAHQEHYCSNRLPKPTEGANTPADPAADESSSDAKTPRPAGKQYACTYCSYSADKKVSLNRHMRMHSSSPVSSGTPAPTPTSNGEVTEGPPVQDRYCADCDIRFSSIKTYRAHKQHYCSTRQVVKQALASARGGSATSGSAPPSPGATPPAQNQNQYALALPTNPILIVPYSLLRGASTLPGTTLPDPDTPCFLLPNGTFQPISRALSNMNAEGKETEVLKSANRTREPPRDGATPLDLSVRRSPESVVTDEHEKENRLRSTTPEQIVCAPSLPGSPATPSPSRRSSSPSAESSPKRRRLNSRGPTPKPPSVPSPPEEKFAPIVPPAIIPPALALRLASELPVTTASPQVLVKQGVSKCKECNIVFCKYENYRIHKRHYCSAGGGEERASPAPPEPGPPPQYRQLICLACGIHFSSLDNLTTHQSFYCTKRETRSPRSVPEVPRPTSGTEGGWKCPCCDVVSPTAAAAQRHMDAHAGVKAFRCTICRYRGNTLRGMRTHIRMHFNNKKPADLQEESYIACVLEEDSREATSPSPAVGGERVHRCGSCAYTSTYRGNVVRHARLVHATDEPEEEQTSPVPPPPTVDIKKEPETELEETPNYCKSCDISFKYVNTYKAHKQFYCTANNQDATANNNVPTPARVTDTPVL; this comes from the exons gtGAGGACGAGGAATGGGGAAACGAGAGCGAGGCGATGCCGGGAGAACCTCGCACGCCGAGCTCAGAGGGCGAGCGAGCCGCGTCCAGCGGTGGCGCCTCGCCCGCCTCGGGGGGCTCGCCTGCCGCCTCACCGCCTCGCCTGCGCCTCAACACCAGCCTTGCTACAGACCCAGCGCTCGCGCCGCAAGCGACTACGCTCAAACGTGAGCCACCTTCACcatcgccgccgccgccccctGCGCCACAAGCGAGGGATTACTTAGCCCTATCGGCGGCTGCGTTCCCAGGGCTTTTTCCTGCATCAGGACCTCCAAGCTACGTGTGCAAGCCATGTGGCATTCGCTACTCATCACTCAGTACATTGCAAGCTCATCAGGAACATTATTGTTCAAATAGATTGCCAAAGCCGACGGAGGGAGCGAATACTCCGGCTGATCCAGCCGCAGATGAATCTAGTAGCGATGCAAAAACTCCACGCCCTGCTGGCAAACAATATGCTTGCACCTACTGTTCTTATAGTGCTGATAAGAAAGTAAGCTTGAACCGACATATGAGAATGCATTCCTCCTCCCCTGTGAGCAGTGGAACTCCGGCACCGACGCCGACCTCTAATGGAGAAGTCACAGAAGGGCCGCCTGTACAGGACCGATACTGTGCCGATTGTGATATTCGCTTCAGCTCTATCAAAACGTACCGAGCGCATAAACAGCATTACTGTAGCACGAGACAAGTTGTTAAGCAAGCACTAGCGTCCGCTCGCGGTGGCTCTGCAACTTCGGGATCTGCGCCACCCTCGCCTGGAGCCACGCCTCCagcacaaaatcaaaatcagtaCGCTCTTGCGTTACCGACTAATCCGATTCTCATAGTTCCATACTCATTGTTGCGAGGTGCAAGTACACTGCCGGGTACAACACTACCAGATCCTGACACGCCATGTTTTTTGTTACCAAATGGAACATTTCAACCAATTAGTAGGGCATTATCAAACATGAATGCGGAAGGAAAAGAAACCGAGGTTTTAAAATCAGCCAATCGAACACGAGAACCACCAAGAGATGGTGCAACTCCTTTAGATCTCAGTGTACGACGATCGCCTGAATCTGTGGTGACCGATGAACATGAGAAAGAGAACAGACTGCGATCTACAACTCCCGAGCAAATAGTATGCGCTCCTTCATTGCCTGGTTCTCCAGCCACGCCATCCCCATCTAGACGGTCTTCGTCACCAAGTGCAGAGAGTTCACCAAAGCGACGGAGATTAAACTCTAGAGGGCCAACGCCTAAGCCTCCAAGTGTCCCATCGCCTCCTGAAGAGAAATTTGCCCCGATTGTTCCACCGGCAATAATACCGCCTGCTCTTGCACTTCGCCTGGCGTCAGAGCTACCGGTTACCACAGCATCTCCTCAAGTGCTGGTGAAACAGGGAGTGTCTAAATGCAAAGAGTGTAACATTGTGTTTTGTAAATACGAGAACTATCGCATCCACAAGAGGCATTATTGTTCAGCGGGAGGCGGGGAAGAGCGCGCGAGTCCTGCGCCGCCGGAGCCCGGTCCACCGCCGCAGTACCGCCAGTTGATCTGTCTAGCGTGTGGCATTCATTTCAGTTCGCTGGACAACTTGACGACTCACCAATCATTTTATTGCACTAAGCGGGAGACGCGATCTCCTCGAAGCGTTCCTGAGGTTCCAAGACCGACTTCGGGCACTGAGGGTGGATGGAAGTGCCCTTGTTGCGATGTGGTGTCGCCAACAGCGGCTGCCGCCCAGCGTCACATGGATGCTCACGCCGGAGTGAAGGCGTTCCGCTGTACCATCTGCCGGTACCGGGGAAACACGCTGAGAGGCATGCGCACACACATACGCATGCACTTCAACAACAAGAAGCCTGCTGACTTACAG GAGGAGAGCTACATCGCATGCGTTCTCGAAGAGGACAGCCGTGAGGCGACTTCTCCAAGCCCAGCGGTGGGGGGCGAGCGCGTGCACCGATGCGGCAGCTGCGCCTACACCTCCACGTACCGCGGCAATGTCGTGCGACACGCACGCCTCGTCCACGCCACAGACGAGCCCGAGGAGGAACAAACATCCCCCGTCCCTCCTCCCCCAACAGTCGACATCAAAAAGGAACCAGAAACAGAACTCGAAGAAACCCCTAACTACTGCAAGTCTTGCGATATTTCCTTCAAGTATGTGAACACTTATAAGGCTCATAAGCAGTTTTATTGTACCGCTAACAATCAGGATGCGACGGCCAATAATAACGTGCCGACGCCAGCTAGGGTTACTGATACGCCTGTACTATGA
- the LOC110373988 gene encoding zinc finger protein ush isoform X2 yields the protein MSRRKQSNPKPLKREDEEWGNESEAMPGEPRTPSSEGERAASSGGASPASGGSPAASPPRLRLNTSLATDPALAPQATTLKREPPSPSPPPPPAPQARDYLALSAAAFPGLFPASGPPSYVCKPCGIRYSSLSTLQAHQEHYCSNRLPKPTEGANTPADPAADESSSDAKTPRPAGKQYACTYCSYSADKKVSLNRHMRMHSSSPVSSGTPAPTPTSNGEVTEGPPVQDRYCADCDIRFSSIKTYRAHKQHYCSTRQVVKQALASARGGSATSGSAPPSPGATPPAQNQNQYALALPTNPILIVPYSLLRGASTLPGTTLPDPDTPCFLLPNGTFQPISRALSNMNAEGKETEVLKSANRTREPPRDGATPLDLSVRRSPESVVTDEHEKENRLRSTTPEQIVCAPSLPGSPATPSPSRRSSSPSAESSPKRRRLNSRGPTPKPPSVPSPPEEKFAPIVPPAIIPPALALRLASELPVTTASPQVLVKQGVSKCKECNIVFCKYENYRIHKRHYCSAGGGEERASPAPPEPGPPPQYRQLICLACGIHFSSLDNLTTHQSFYCTKRETRSPRSVPEVPRPTSGTEGGWKCPCCDVVSPTAAAAQRHMDAHAGVKAFRCTICRYRGNTLRGMRTHIRMHFNNKKPADLQEESYIACVLEEDSREATSPSPAVGGERVHRCGSCAYTSTYRGNVVRHARLVHATDEPEEEQTSPVPPPPTVDIKKEPETELEETPNYCKSCDISFKYVNTYKAHKQFYCTANNQDATANNNVPTPARVTDTPVL from the exons gtGAGGACGAGGAATGGGGAAACGAGAGCGAGGCGATGCCGGGAGAACCTCGCACGCCGAGCTCAGAGGGCGAGCGAGCCGCGTCCAGCGGTGGCGCCTCGCCCGCCTCGGGGGGCTCGCCTGCCGCCTCACCGCCTCGCCTGCGCCTCAACACCAGCCTTGCTACAGACCCAGCGCTCGCGCCGCAAGCGACTACGCTCAAACGTGAGCCACCTTCACcatcgccgccgccgccccctGCGCCACAAGCGAGGGATTACTTAGCCCTATCGGCGGCTGCGTTCCCAGGGCTTTTTCCTGCATCAGGACCTCCAAGCTACGTGTGCAAGCCATGTGGCATTCGCTACTCATCACTCAGTACATTGCAAGCTCATCAGGAACATTATTGTTCAAATAGATTGCCAAAGCCGACGGAGGGAGCGAATACTCCGGCTGATCCAGCCGCAGATGAATCTAGTAGCGATGCAAAAACTCCACGCCCTGCTGGCAAACAATATGCTTGCACCTACTGTTCTTATAGTGCTGATAAGAAAGTAAGCTTGAACCGACATATGAGAATGCATTCCTCCTCCCCTGTGAGCAGTGGAACTCCGGCACCGACGCCGACCTCTAATGGAGAAGTCACAGAAGGGCCGCCTGTACAGGACCGATACTGTGCCGATTGTGATATTCGCTTCAGCTCTATCAAAACGTACCGAGCGCATAAACAGCATTACTGTAGCACGAGACAAGTTGTTAAGCAAGCACTAGCGTCCGCTCGCGGTGGCTCTGCAACTTCGGGATCTGCGCCACCCTCGCCTGGAGCCACGCCTCCagcacaaaatcaaaatcagtaCGCTCTTGCGTTACCGACTAATCCGATTCTCATAGTTCCATACTCATTGTTGCGAGGTGCAAGTACACTGCCGGGTACAACACTACCAGATCCTGACACGCCATGTTTTTTGTTACCAAATGGAACATTTCAACCAATTAGTAGGGCATTATCAAACATGAATGCGGAAGGAAAAGAAACCGAGGTTTTAAAATCAGCCAATCGAACACGAGAACCACCAAGAGATGGTGCAACTCCTTTAGATCTCAGTGTACGACGATCGCCTGAATCTGTGGTGACCGATGAACATGAGAAAGAGAACAGACTGCGATCTACAACTCCCGAGCAAATAGTATGCGCTCCTTCATTGCCTGGTTCTCCAGCCACGCCATCCCCATCTAGACGGTCTTCGTCACCAAGTGCAGAGAGTTCACCAAAGCGACGGAGATTAAACTCTAGAGGGCCAACGCCTAAGCCTCCAAGTGTCCCATCGCCTCCTGAAGAGAAATTTGCCCCGATTGTTCCACCGGCAATAATACCGCCTGCTCTTGCACTTCGCCTGGCGTCAGAGCTACCGGTTACCACAGCATCTCCTCAAGTGCTGGTGAAACAGGGAGTGTCTAAATGCAAAGAGTGTAACATTGTGTTTTGTAAATACGAGAACTATCGCATCCACAAGAGGCATTATTGTTCAGCGGGAGGCGGGGAAGAGCGCGCGAGTCCTGCGCCGCCGGAGCCCGGTCCACCGCCGCAGTACCGCCAGTTGATCTGTCTAGCGTGTGGCATTCATTTCAGTTCGCTGGACAACTTGACGACTCACCAATCATTTTATTGCACTAAGCGGGAGACGCGATCTCCTCGAAGCGTTCCTGAGGTTCCAAGACCGACTTCGGGCACTGAGGGTGGATGGAAGTGCCCTTGTTGCGATGTGGTGTCGCCAACAGCGGCTGCCGCCCAGCGTCACATGGATGCTCACGCCGGAGTGAAGGCGTTCCGCTGTACCATCTGCCGGTACCGGGGAAACACGCTGAGAGGCATGCGCACACACATACGCATGCACTTCAACAACAAGAAGCCTGCTGACTTACAG GAGGAGAGCTACATCGCATGCGTTCTCGAAGAGGACAGCCGTGAGGCGACTTCTCCAAGCCCAGCGGTGGGGGGCGAGCGCGTGCACCGATGCGGCAGCTGCGCCTACACCTCCACGTACCGCGGCAATGTCGTGCGACACGCACGCCTCGTCCACGCCACAGACGAGCCCGAGGAGGAACAAACATCCCCCGTCCCTCCTCCCCCAACAGTCGACATCAAAAAGGAACCAGAAACAGAACTCGAAGAAACCCCTAACTACTGCAAGTCTTGCGATATTTCCTTCAAGTATGTGAACACTTATAAGGCTCATAAGCAGTTTTATTGTACCGCTAACAATCAGGATGCGACGGCCAATAATAACGTGCCGACGCCAGCTAGGGTTACTGATACGCCTGTACTATGA
- the LOC110373988 gene encoding zinc finger protein ush isoform X3: MPGEPRTPSSEGERAASSGGASPASGGSPAASPPRLRLNTSLATDPALAPQATTLKREPPSPSPPPPPAPQARDYLALSAAAFPGLFPASGPPSYVCKPCGIRYSSLSTLQAHQEHYCSNRLPKPTEGANTPADPAADESSSDAKTPRPAGKQYACTYCSYSADKKVSLNRHMRMHSSSPVSSGTPAPTPTSNGEVTEGPPVQDRYCADCDIRFSSIKTYRAHKQHYCSTRQVVKQALASARGGSATSGSAPPSPGATPPAQNQNQYALALPTNPILIVPYSLLRGASTLPGTTLPDPDTPCFLLPNGTFQPISRALSNMNAEGKETEVLKSANRTREPPRDGATPLDLSVRRSPESVVTDEHEKENRLRSTTPEQIVCAPSLPGSPATPSPSRRSSSPSAESSPKRRRLNSRGPTPKPPSVPSPPEEKFAPIVPPAIIPPALALRLASELPVTTASPQVLVKQGVSKCKECNIVFCKYENYRIHKRHYCSAGGGEERASPAPPEPGPPPQYRQLICLACGIHFSSLDNLTTHQSFYCTKRETRSPRSVPEVPRPTSGTEGGWKCPCCDVVSPTAAAAQRHMDAHAGVKAFRCTICRYRGNTLRGMRTHIRMHFNNKKPADLQEESYIACVLEEDSREATSPSPAVGGERVHRCGSCAYTSTYRGNVVRHARLVHATDEPEEEQTSPVPPPPTVDIKKEPETELEETPNYCKSCDISFKYVNTYKAHKQFYCTANNQDATANNNVPTPARVTDTPVL; encoded by the exons ATGCCGGGAGAACCTCGCACGCCGAGCTCAGAGGGCGAGCGAGCCGCGTCCAGCGGTGGCGCCTCGCCCGCCTCGGGGGGCTCGCCTGCCGCCTCACCGCCTCGCCTGCGCCTCAACACCAGCCTTGCTACAGACCCAGCGCTCGCGCCGCAAGCGACTACGCTCAAACGTGAGCCACCTTCACcatcgccgccgccgccccctGCGCCACAAGCGAGGGATTACTTAGCCCTATCGGCGGCTGCGTTCCCAGGGCTTTTTCCTGCATCAGGACCTCCAAGCTACGTGTGCAAGCCATGTGGCATTCGCTACTCATCACTCAGTACATTGCAAGCTCATCAGGAACATTATTGTTCAAATAGATTGCCAAAGCCGACGGAGGGAGCGAATACTCCGGCTGATCCAGCCGCAGATGAATCTAGTAGCGATGCAAAAACTCCACGCCCTGCTGGCAAACAATATGCTTGCACCTACTGTTCTTATAGTGCTGATAAGAAAGTAAGCTTGAACCGACATATGAGAATGCATTCCTCCTCCCCTGTGAGCAGTGGAACTCCGGCACCGACGCCGACCTCTAATGGAGAAGTCACAGAAGGGCCGCCTGTACAGGACCGATACTGTGCCGATTGTGATATTCGCTTCAGCTCTATCAAAACGTACCGAGCGCATAAACAGCATTACTGTAGCACGAGACAAGTTGTTAAGCAAGCACTAGCGTCCGCTCGCGGTGGCTCTGCAACTTCGGGATCTGCGCCACCCTCGCCTGGAGCCACGCCTCCagcacaaaatcaaaatcagtaCGCTCTTGCGTTACCGACTAATCCGATTCTCATAGTTCCATACTCATTGTTGCGAGGTGCAAGTACACTGCCGGGTACAACACTACCAGATCCTGACACGCCATGTTTTTTGTTACCAAATGGAACATTTCAACCAATTAGTAGGGCATTATCAAACATGAATGCGGAAGGAAAAGAAACCGAGGTTTTAAAATCAGCCAATCGAACACGAGAACCACCAAGAGATGGTGCAACTCCTTTAGATCTCAGTGTACGACGATCGCCTGAATCTGTGGTGACCGATGAACATGAGAAAGAGAACAGACTGCGATCTACAACTCCCGAGCAAATAGTATGCGCTCCTTCATTGCCTGGTTCTCCAGCCACGCCATCCCCATCTAGACGGTCTTCGTCACCAAGTGCAGAGAGTTCACCAAAGCGACGGAGATTAAACTCTAGAGGGCCAACGCCTAAGCCTCCAAGTGTCCCATCGCCTCCTGAAGAGAAATTTGCCCCGATTGTTCCACCGGCAATAATACCGCCTGCTCTTGCACTTCGCCTGGCGTCAGAGCTACCGGTTACCACAGCATCTCCTCAAGTGCTGGTGAAACAGGGAGTGTCTAAATGCAAAGAGTGTAACATTGTGTTTTGTAAATACGAGAACTATCGCATCCACAAGAGGCATTATTGTTCAGCGGGAGGCGGGGAAGAGCGCGCGAGTCCTGCGCCGCCGGAGCCCGGTCCACCGCCGCAGTACCGCCAGTTGATCTGTCTAGCGTGTGGCATTCATTTCAGTTCGCTGGACAACTTGACGACTCACCAATCATTTTATTGCACTAAGCGGGAGACGCGATCTCCTCGAAGCGTTCCTGAGGTTCCAAGACCGACTTCGGGCACTGAGGGTGGATGGAAGTGCCCTTGTTGCGATGTGGTGTCGCCAACAGCGGCTGCCGCCCAGCGTCACATGGATGCTCACGCCGGAGTGAAGGCGTTCCGCTGTACCATCTGCCGGTACCGGGGAAACACGCTGAGAGGCATGCGCACACACATACGCATGCACTTCAACAACAAGAAGCCTGCTGACTTACAG GAGGAGAGCTACATCGCATGCGTTCTCGAAGAGGACAGCCGTGAGGCGACTTCTCCAAGCCCAGCGGTGGGGGGCGAGCGCGTGCACCGATGCGGCAGCTGCGCCTACACCTCCACGTACCGCGGCAATGTCGTGCGACACGCACGCCTCGTCCACGCCACAGACGAGCCCGAGGAGGAACAAACATCCCCCGTCCCTCCTCCCCCAACAGTCGACATCAAAAAGGAACCAGAAACAGAACTCGAAGAAACCCCTAACTACTGCAAGTCTTGCGATATTTCCTTCAAGTATGTGAACACTTATAAGGCTCATAAGCAGTTTTATTGTACCGCTAACAATCAGGATGCGACGGCCAATAATAACGTGCCGACGCCAGCTAGGGTTACTGATACGCCTGTACTATGA